In the genome of Enterococcus hirae ATCC 9790, one region contains:
- a CDS encoding LTA synthase family protein, translating to MTHLKKLCQNRLLIVLTASFFFWLKTIFAYYVDFSLGVEGSIQYFILWINPIATTLLFFGLALYIKKLKPALIVLLIIDILNTLLLYLNIIFYREFTDFVTVKSILGFSKVSQGLSGSSFALMRPHDILYWLDILVFVGLIIWMFVKKIPVKSPAVSKPVAIAVTCLSALIFSGNLALSEANRPQLLQRTFDRSYIVKYLGIDAYTIYDAIKTGMTSSVRAHASSNGVEEVRKYTENHYAAPNPATFGVAKGKNIIVLHLESFQQFLINMKVDGQEVTPFLNSIYKNQSTISFDNFFHEVGQGKTSDAENMLETGTFGLPQGSLFTELGSDNTFQAAPAILAQQQGYTSAVFHGNVGSFWNRDHVYKNLGYDNFFDRSYFNSSDETLGYGILDKDLFRESAKYLEHLQQPFYTKFLSVTNHTPYYTDDKHFNFPSLKTGNSRVDDYVRTAHYLDQSLEQFFTYLKKSGIYQNSMFVIYGDHFGISNTDNKDLAKALGKDPATWNDFDNAQMQRVPLMFHIPGYKKGEINHEYGGEIDVLPTLLHLVGINDKDYIHFGTDLLSPQHDQLVAFRNGNFVTPKYTVLDGKTYNNQTGEIIDPKKAGIQKEVEKDQNQVKTALSLSDKLNQENLLRFYVPDNFKTIDPKKYDYKNDAEKNETIEKQKGSKSTSVYSKNGNKTTTNLYPAETDENN from the coding sequence GTGACACATTTGAAAAAATTGTGCCAAAATCGTTTGCTGATTGTTTTGACAGCTAGTTTTTTCTTTTGGCTGAAAACGATCTTTGCCTATTACGTTGATTTTTCATTGGGCGTTGAAGGCAGCATCCAATACTTTATTCTGTGGATTAATCCAATTGCAACGACATTGTTGTTTTTTGGTTTAGCATTATATATAAAAAAATTGAAACCCGCATTGATTGTTCTTTTAATCATTGATATTTTAAATACACTTTTGCTTTATTTGAATATTATTTTTTATCGAGAATTTACAGATTTCGTGACCGTAAAGTCTATTCTAGGCTTTTCTAAAGTTTCACAAGGTTTATCAGGAAGTTCCTTTGCATTAATGAGACCTCATGACATTTTGTATTGGTTGGATATATTAGTATTTGTAGGACTCATCATCTGGATGTTTGTTAAAAAAATACCAGTAAAAAGTCCTGCAGTCTCTAAACCAGTGGCGATCGCAGTTACTTGTCTGTCAGCGTTGATTTTTTCAGGAAATTTAGCGCTTAGTGAAGCAAATCGTCCCCAATTGTTGCAACGGACGTTTGACCGTTCTTACATCGTCAAATATTTGGGAATCGATGCCTATACTATTTACGATGCTATCAAAACAGGGATGACAAGTAGTGTTCGTGCGCATGCAAGTAGTAATGGTGTAGAAGAAGTGAGAAAATACACCGAAAATCATTATGCTGCTCCTAATCCAGCAACATTTGGCGTGGCTAAAGGGAAAAACATCATTGTCCTGCATTTAGAAAGCTTCCAACAATTTCTAATCAATATGAAGGTAGATGGTCAAGAAGTAACGCCATTCTTAAATAGTATCTATAAGAATCAATCAACGATCAGCTTTGACAATTTCTTCCATGAAGTTGGGCAAGGAAAAACAAGTGATGCAGAAAATATGTTAGAGACGGGAACTTTTGGTTTACCACAAGGTTCTTTGTTTACCGAGCTAGGTTCAGATAACACGTTCCAAGCTGCTCCAGCAATCTTGGCGCAACAGCAAGGCTATACGAGCGCGGTTTTCCATGGGAATGTCGGGAGCTTCTGGAACCGAGATCATGTGTATAAAAATTTAGGCTATGACAACTTCTTTGATCGTTCTTATTTCAATAGTTCAGATGAAACGTTGGGATATGGTATTTTAGATAAGGACTTATTCAGAGAATCAGCTAAATATTTGGAACATTTACAACAACCGTTCTATACTAAGTTTCTTTCGGTAACCAATCATACGCCATACTATACAGACGATAAACATTTTAATTTCCCATCATTGAAGACTGGCAATAGCAGAGTAGATGATTACGTCCGGACAGCTCATTATTTAGATCAATCGTTGGAACAATTCTTTACGTATTTGAAAAAATCCGGTATCTATCAAAATTCGATGTTTGTCATCTACGGAGATCATTTTGGAATATCCAATACGGATAATAAAGACTTGGCGAAAGCCTTAGGAAAAGACCCTGCTACTTGGAATGATTTTGATAATGCTCAAATGCAGCGAGTGCCATTGATGTTCCACATTCCAGGTTATAAAAAAGGTGAGATCAATCATGAATATGGTGGCGAAATTGATGTGTTACCTACCCTGTTACACTTAGTAGGAATCAATGATAAAGACTATATCCATTTTGGTACAGATTTGCTTTCACCACAGCATGATCAGTTGGTTGCCTTTAGAAATGGTAATTTTGTGACACCTAAATATACCGTTTTAGATGGAAAAACTTATAATAACCAAACAGGGGAAATCATTGATCCTAAAAAAGCTGGTATCCAAAAAGAAGTGGAAAAAGATCAGAATCAAGTCAAAACGGCTTTAAGTTTATCTGATAAGTTGAATCAAGAGAATCTATTACGTTTCTATGTACCAGATAACTTTAAAACGATTGATCCCAAAAAGTATGATTATAAAAATGATGCAGAGAAAAATGAAACCATTGAAAAACAAAAAGGAAGCAAGTCCACGAGTGTTTATTCTAAAAATGGAAATAAAACAACGACTAACCTTTACCCTGCAGAAACAGATGAGAATAATTAA
- a CDS encoding helix-turn-helix domain-containing protein, translating to MYDGELIKQLRVNRKLTQTQLAKGICSKTSLVGIENHTVKKISFCTLKAFLERLNISLAEYEWLRNQLEEPKKTKKSRHLLNKIQEENFDPYKEIANNRKQYKKTADLYYLMLNLQMFWQTNGKMELQLEFLGYECRTIEEYFMKIREYGHFELDILSKYPYIFSDSFLDNHYLKIKKRMRQMTDSLNEDYLFTFLMNLTLYYIDKKRFKKARSINLDMSRSLAHKEKSTIIYESLMTEYYRKLIAQALGEPLSKELNTFFTVIEYTLGKKERKRLEEKLLEVIKEEEKKMMLFEQIAKIEQE from the coding sequence ATGTATGATGGAGAATTAATCAAGCAACTTCGAGTGAATCGAAAGTTGACACAAACACAGTTAGCAAAGGGAATCTGTTCTAAAACATCTCTAGTAGGAATCGAAAATCATACCGTAAAGAAGATCTCTTTTTGTACACTAAAAGCCTTCTTGGAACGCTTAAATATTTCTTTGGCCGAATATGAATGGTTACGTAATCAGCTTGAAGAACCCAAAAAAACGAAGAAAAGTCGGCATCTTTTAAATAAAATCCAAGAAGAGAACTTTGATCCTTATAAGGAAATTGCCAACAACCGAAAGCAATATAAAAAAACAGCTGATTTATACTATTTAATGTTAAATCTACAGATGTTTTGGCAGACGAATGGAAAAATGGAGTTGCAATTAGAATTTCTAGGATATGAGTGTCGTACGATTGAAGAATACTTTATGAAAATCAGGGAATATGGTCATTTTGAGTTAGACATTCTTTCCAAGTATCCCTATATTTTCAGTGATTCATTTCTAGACAATCATTACTTGAAAATCAAAAAAAGAATGCGACAAATGACCGATTCTTTGAATGAAGACTATTTATTTACATTTTTAATGAATCTCACACTTTATTATATCGATAAAAAACGTTTCAAAAAAGCGCGTAGTATCAACCTCGATATGTCTCGCAGTTTGGCACACAAAGAAAAATCAACAATCATTTATGAAAGTTTGATGACAGAATACTACAGAAAGCTGATTGCACAAGCCTTAGGTGAACCACTTTCAAAAGAGTTGAATACTTTTTTTACGGTCATCGAATATACCCTAGGCAAGAAAGAGCGCAAACGTCTTGAAGAGAAACTTTTGGAAGTGATAAAAGAAGAAGAGAAAAAAATGATGTTGTTTGAACAGATTGCAAAAATAGAACAAGAATAA
- the ndk gene encoding nucleoside-diphosphate kinase, with protein MERTLVIIKPDGVRRHLIGRIIQRFEEKGLAITEMKFATMTKELAQEHYHHLSGRSFFDELIDYMTSGPVVYLVLAGEDVIDIVRKMVGATKAVDAVPGTIRGDYALPGTENIIHASDSRDAATNEINRFFPLFDTKKQKSEIVHPE; from the coding sequence ATGGAACGTACATTGGTCATTATCAAACCGGATGGTGTCAGACGTCATTTAATTGGGCGGATCATCCAACGATTTGAAGAAAAAGGATTAGCAATTACTGAAATGAAGTTTGCAACAATGACAAAAGAACTCGCACAAGAGCATTATCATCACTTAAGCGGTCGGAGCTTTTTCGATGAATTAATTGATTATATGACCTCGGGACCAGTAGTCTATCTTGTTTTAGCTGGAGAGGATGTCATCGATATCGTCCGTAAGATGGTCGGTGCAACTAAAGCTGTAGATGCTGTTCCTGGAACGATTCGTGGAGATTATGCCTTACCTGGAACTGAAAATATCATTCATGCATCTGATTCAAGAGATGCTGCAACCAATGAAATCAATCGTTTTTTCCCATTATTCGATACAAAAAAGCAAAAATCTGAGATCGTTCATCCTGAATGA